The following are encoded in a window of Brevibacillus sp. DP1.3A genomic DNA:
- a CDS encoding S8 family serine peptidase yields the protein MKKRTSKWWAMGLLSSALVMSVFTGVGAASNESTNEFSGLGTARVLIQSDSDVRTGYFAGPLEVRHDFGEDGFSLDVNSDQLNQLKSDPNVKITVLKKLKIAEYIEEDQASEPEFSPLAVVPWGIKAIYKNQSLSATTGGSDVRVAVLDTGVYTQHPDLTANSEQCNDFTQASSPVVTGACNDAHGHGTHVAGTVLADGGGGAGIYGVAPDAKLWAYKVLDDSGSGYEDDIAYAIRYAADQSAQLGVKTIISMSLGSSSKSTLMANAITYANQQGVLVVAAAGNSGPTVNSIGYPGALVNTVAVAALENVQQNGTYRVADFSSRGKSGQAGDYVIQERDVEVSAPGRAIQSTWNNGGYNSISGTSMATPHISGLAAKVWASNPSWSYQDVRVELQKRATGNDIKGGSNAAVGDDIASGFGFPTVQSGDQ from the coding sequence TTGAAAAAAAGAACCAGCAAGTGGTGGGCAATGGGATTACTCTCTTCGGCGCTAGTGATGAGTGTCTTCACAGGTGTGGGGGCAGCCAGTAATGAGTCAACCAATGAATTCAGTGGATTAGGTACAGCAAGGGTATTAATTCAGTCAGATTCGGATGTGAGAACCGGTTATTTTGCTGGACCTTTGGAAGTGCGCCATGATTTTGGAGAAGATGGCTTTTCCCTCGATGTAAATAGCGATCAACTTAACCAACTGAAAAGCGATCCCAACGTAAAAATTACAGTGTTGAAAAAATTAAAGATCGCTGAGTATATAGAAGAAGATCAGGCAAGTGAGCCAGAGTTCTCTCCATTGGCAGTCGTTCCGTGGGGAATTAAAGCAATCTATAAGAACCAGTCCCTCTCCGCTACGACTGGCGGTTCAGATGTTCGTGTTGCAGTCCTGGATACTGGCGTGTATACGCAGCACCCGGACCTAACCGCTAACTCAGAGCAGTGCAACGATTTCACGCAAGCTTCTTCTCCTGTCGTTACCGGTGCTTGCAATGATGCGCATGGTCATGGAACACACGTCGCTGGAACTGTTCTCGCTGATGGCGGCGGTGGCGCAGGTATTTATGGTGTAGCACCAGATGCAAAGCTATGGGCATATAAAGTATTGGATGACTCAGGCTCCGGCTATGAGGATGACATTGCCTATGCAATTCGTTACGCCGCTGACCAGTCTGCTCAATTAGGCGTAAAAACGATCATCTCTATGTCCCTTGGCTCTAGCAGTAAGAGCACCCTTATGGCAAATGCCATCACTTATGCAAACCAACAAGGTGTATTAGTCGTCGCTGCGGCTGGTAACTCTGGACCGACAGTGAATAGCATTGGCTACCCTGGAGCATTAGTGAATACAGTAGCCGTAGCAGCGTTAGAGAATGTTCAACAAAACGGAACCTACCGTGTGGCTGACTTCTCTTCTCGTGGCAAGAGCGGGCAAGCGGGAGACTACGTGATTCAAGAACGTGATGTGGAAGTATCAGCACCAGGACGCGCTATTCAGTCTACATGGAATAACGGAGGCTATAATTCCATCAGCGGAACCTCCATGGCAACACCACACATTTCTGGTTTGGCTGCAAAAGTCTGGGCTTCCAATCCATCTTGGAGCTATCAAGATGTTCGCGTAGAATTGCAAAAACGTGCGACAGGAAATGACATCAAAGGTGGCTCAAACGCTGCTGTAGGGGACGATATCGCTAGTGGATTTGGATTCCCAACTGTTCAATCTGGCGATCAATAA
- a CDS encoding helix-turn-helix transcriptional regulator: MVIELTKRQEHILQIVKDDGPITGEHIAERLNLTRATLRPDLSILTMSGYLEARPRVGYFYAGRPASSVISERLHKLLVNDYKAVPIVVSESASAYDAIVTLFLEDVGTLFVVNQKGYLAGVISRKDLLRASLGNKTLEDVPVSIIMSRMPNIITCAPDETLYAAAKKLIDFQIDSLPVVRPSEEDPKQMELLGRVTKTTIAKAFVELGSEPKV; this comes from the coding sequence TTGGTCATCGAGCTTACCAAACGACAAGAGCACATCTTACAGATAGTGAAGGATGACGGACCGATAACAGGAGAGCATATCGCGGAGCGACTGAATTTGACTCGCGCGACGCTACGCCCTGATTTATCCATCCTCACAATGTCAGGATATCTAGAAGCCAGACCTCGGGTCGGGTATTTTTATGCCGGCAGACCCGCAAGCTCAGTCATAAGTGAACGGCTTCACAAGCTTCTCGTCAATGACTACAAGGCGGTACCGATCGTGGTTTCCGAATCCGCCTCGGCTTACGACGCCATCGTTACCCTCTTTTTGGAGGATGTTGGCACGTTATTCGTCGTCAATCAAAAAGGATATTTGGCTGGCGTGATCTCACGAAAAGACCTCCTGCGGGCTTCTTTAGGCAATAAGACGCTGGAGGATGTACCGGTCAGCATTATCATGTCTAGGATGCCGAATATCATTACATGCGCACCTGATGAGACCTTGTACGCAGCCGCCAAAAAGCTGATTGATTTTCAGATCGATTCTCTGCCTGTTGTCAGGCCGAGCGAGGAAGATCCGAAGCAAATGGAGCTGTTGGGGCGCGTCACCAAGACGACGATCGCGAAAGCATTTGTAGAATTGGGTAGCGAACCGAAAGTGTAG
- the dnaG gene encoding DNA primase, which translates to MTGPTSDEFVNQVRAAVDIVDVVGEYVQLRKSGRAFLGLCPFHSEKSPSFNVNAERQFFHCFGCGAGGDIFSFLMKLEQLTFPEALHKLAERAGIAVPQPQQVEESPEKRMKHAMQEAHTFVSRLYHYVLTKTPYGAEAMKYLAKRGMSEATIAEYQIGFAPDSWDFVTQQLTKRGFSQELMVEAGLLARSEAGKIFDRFRGRIMFPIQDSQGNVIGFGGRLLQGSNPNSNQKSQPKYLNSPESLLFNKSATLFNLHRARPIIRKRKEALLFEGYVDVISAWQAGFMQGIATLGTALTEQQARILRRNTESVVLCYDGDAAGQEATSKAIHVLQQAGLIVRVAPLPQGVDPDDYIRQHGAEAFSQQVLLQAMPITAFRLKHLRSQFVIKDETDKARLIAKAVEIINELNSPVERDMYQRQLAEEYSLTLGDLKWESKRAYNQQKSERQRDKVTPAWNNSINNGKVTLAKTLPPAYHTAERMLLYYMMRNEEIAARVQQECSAHFQVDEHDALAAYLYAYYAEGNPEDPGKFIHYVQDDLLKQLASGLAMMECNNDVSELEIGDYIKQVNNYPKRAELERLRDEQRSLHLQAAAADSEDARKQLELQAAVTGMKILELENALKEG; encoded by the coding sequence ATGACTGGTCCCACTTCAGATGAATTTGTAAATCAAGTGCGTGCCGCTGTCGACATCGTAGACGTTGTAGGAGAGTACGTTCAACTGAGAAAAAGCGGTCGTGCCTTTCTCGGTCTATGTCCGTTTCACTCTGAAAAGAGCCCTTCCTTCAACGTAAATGCAGAGCGACAGTTTTTTCATTGCTTTGGCTGTGGAGCAGGTGGGGATATCTTTTCCTTTTTAATGAAACTGGAGCAATTGACTTTTCCAGAGGCACTGCACAAATTGGCGGAGCGTGCCGGGATAGCTGTGCCCCAGCCGCAGCAAGTAGAGGAATCACCTGAAAAACGGATGAAACATGCGATGCAGGAAGCGCATACGTTCGTTTCACGCCTCTACCACTACGTGCTTACGAAAACCCCTTATGGCGCAGAAGCGATGAAGTATCTCGCGAAGCGCGGAATGTCTGAGGCGACAATCGCCGAATACCAAATCGGATTCGCCCCGGATTCCTGGGATTTCGTGACGCAGCAGTTGACAAAGCGGGGATTTTCGCAGGAATTGATGGTGGAAGCAGGGCTTTTGGCCAGGAGCGAAGCAGGAAAAATCTTTGATCGCTTTCGAGGTCGTATCATGTTTCCGATCCAGGATTCTCAAGGTAACGTCATCGGATTTGGTGGGCGCTTACTGCAAGGATCGAACCCCAATTCCAACCAAAAGTCTCAACCCAAGTATCTGAATAGCCCGGAAAGCCTTTTGTTCAACAAAAGCGCTACGCTGTTTAATCTTCATCGTGCGCGCCCCATTATTAGAAAGAGAAAAGAGGCGCTGTTGTTTGAAGGATATGTCGATGTCATATCGGCATGGCAGGCGGGTTTTATGCAAGGCATTGCCACTTTGGGAACAGCCTTGACGGAGCAGCAGGCCAGAATTCTTCGTCGCAATACAGAATCAGTCGTACTTTGTTATGACGGAGATGCTGCAGGACAAGAAGCAACGAGCAAAGCGATTCACGTTTTGCAGCAAGCCGGTTTGATCGTTCGAGTTGCTCCACTTCCACAAGGAGTAGACCCGGATGATTACATCCGCCAGCATGGGGCTGAAGCATTTTCCCAGCAGGTATTGTTACAGGCGATGCCAATTACGGCTTTCCGTCTGAAACATTTACGCAGTCAGTTCGTAATAAAAGATGAGACGGACAAAGCTCGCTTAATCGCGAAGGCGGTCGAGATCATCAACGAGCTCAACAGCCCGGTGGAACGGGACATGTATCAACGGCAATTGGCAGAAGAATACTCCCTTACTCTCGGTGATCTCAAATGGGAGTCCAAACGCGCTTATAATCAGCAAAAAAGTGAGCGCCAAAGGGATAAAGTGACGCCAGCATGGAATAATAGTATAAATAATGGCAAAGTTACGCTCGCGAAAACACTGCCACCCGCTTATCACACGGCTGAGCGCATGCTGCTTTACTACATGATGCGGAACGAAGAAATAGCCGCCCGCGTCCAACAAGAATGCAGCGCCCACTTTCAAGTGGATGAACACGATGCGCTGGCTGCCTACCTGTACGCCTACTATGCAGAGGGAAACCCGGAAGACCCTGGAAAGTTTATACATTATGTGCAAGACGATTTGTTAAAGCAATTAGCCTCGGGATTGGCCATGATGGAGTGCAACAACGACGTATCTGAATTAGAGATCGGTGACTACATCAAACAAGTGAATAACTACCCGAAGCGTGCCGAGTTGGAACGATTGCGCGATGAGCAGCGGAGCTTACACCTCCAAGCGGCCGCAGCGGACAGCGAGGATGCGCGCAAACAACTTGAACTTCAAGCAGCCGTTACAGGGATGAAGATTCTTGAATTGGAAAATGCTTTAAAAGAAGGGTAG
- the rpoD gene encoding RNA polymerase sigma factor RpoD, whose amino-acid sequence MNKQNITSDMEATSIEQVKEQLVELGKKRGALSYKEITARLAGFEQDSDQMDEFFEYLGDQGIEINNNENEDDDDEVDQMIIKDEDNEEFDYDDLSVPPGIKINDPVRMYLKEIGRVPLLSAEEEIKLAQRIEQGDEEAKRRLAEANLRLVVSIAKRYVGRGMLFLDLIQEGNMGLIKAVEKFDYRKGYKFSTYATWWIRQAITRAIADQARTIRIPVHMVETINKLIRVSRQLLQELGREPMPEEIAEKMDLTPEKVREIMKIAQEPVSLETPIGEEDDSHLGDFIEDQDALEPSDAAAYELLKEQLEDVLDTLTDREENVLRLRFGLDDGRTRTLEEVGKVFGVTRERIRQIEAKALRKLRHPSRSKRLKDFLE is encoded by the coding sequence ATGAACAAGCAAAATATTACTTCCGACATGGAAGCAACGTCCATCGAACAAGTGAAGGAACAGTTGGTCGAATTAGGCAAGAAACGCGGCGCACTGTCGTATAAGGAGATTACTGCTCGCCTGGCAGGTTTCGAGCAGGATTCTGATCAAATGGATGAGTTTTTTGAATATCTTGGTGATCAAGGCATTGAGATTAACAACAATGAGAATGAAGATGACGACGATGAAGTCGATCAAATGATCATCAAGGACGAGGACAACGAAGAATTCGACTATGACGATCTCTCCGTTCCACCTGGAATTAAGATCAATGACCCTGTACGGATGTATCTGAAGGAAATTGGTCGAGTTCCTCTGCTCTCCGCAGAAGAGGAGATTAAACTGGCACAGCGAATTGAACAAGGTGATGAGGAAGCCAAAAGACGTCTGGCTGAGGCGAACTTGCGATTGGTTGTATCGATTGCGAAGCGTTATGTAGGACGCGGCATGCTATTCCTCGACTTGATTCAAGAAGGAAACATGGGTCTGATTAAAGCGGTGGAAAAGTTTGACTATCGCAAAGGCTACAAGTTCAGTACGTATGCGACCTGGTGGATTCGCCAAGCGATTACCCGTGCCATTGCAGACCAGGCCAGAACGATCCGGATTCCGGTTCATATGGTGGAAACGATCAATAAGTTAATCCGCGTTTCCCGTCAGCTTCTGCAAGAGCTAGGTCGTGAACCTATGCCAGAAGAAATCGCTGAAAAAATGGATCTCACTCCGGAAAAAGTTCGGGAAATCATGAAGATTGCTCAAGAGCCAGTATCCCTGGAGACTCCAATTGGGGAAGAAGACGATTCCCACTTAGGTGATTTCATTGAGGATCAGGATGCATTGGAACCATCTGATGCAGCTGCCTATGAACTTTTGAAGGAACAGTTGGAAGATGTATTGGATACATTAACAGACCGGGAAGAAAACGTACTGCGTCTGCGTTTTGGATTAGATGACGGTCGTACACGGACGTTAGAAGAGGTAGGGAAAGTGTTTGGCGTAACCCGTGAACGGATTCGTCAGATCGAAGCAAAAGCTCTTCGCAAATTGCGTCATCCGAGTAGAAGTAAACGCTTAAAAGATTTCTTGGAATAA
- the recO gene encoding DNA repair protein RecO, protein MLVKWEGIVIRSVDYGESSKVVTLFTRENGKLGVMARGAKKTKSRLAAVSQLFSHSYYLCKAGPGTGMPDLSQGDMLDSFRDMRQSLTATAYAAYIAELLDRLTQEKEPNPYLFQLLLHTFRYLDEGRDAEILCRIFETKMLIVAGISPQLTACVNCGEQREPYAISVGQGGLLCPVCQPSDPYAMAVTPSTWKLLRLFQVFDLERLGDIEVKPATRNQLKHVLRSFMDEYLDIRLKSRAFLEQLERMERMTQSDQD, encoded by the coding sequence ATGCTTGTAAAGTGGGAAGGGATTGTCATTCGCAGTGTGGACTATGGTGAGTCCAGTAAAGTGGTGACATTGTTTACCCGGGAGAACGGCAAATTAGGCGTGATGGCCCGTGGTGCCAAAAAGACCAAAAGCCGTCTTGCCGCCGTCTCCCAGTTGTTTTCGCATAGTTATTATCTATGCAAGGCAGGACCCGGTACAGGAATGCCCGATCTTTCTCAGGGAGATATGCTGGATTCGTTCCGGGATATGCGGCAAAGCCTGACTGCTACGGCTTATGCCGCATACATAGCAGAACTGTTGGATAGACTGACGCAGGAAAAGGAGCCGAATCCCTACTTGTTTCAGCTACTCCTTCATACGTTCCGCTATTTGGATGAAGGACGAGATGCTGAGATCCTGTGTCGTATTTTTGAGACCAAAATGCTAATTGTAGCGGGGATCTCCCCGCAGCTCACGGCGTGTGTAAACTGTGGCGAACAGCGCGAGCCCTATGCAATCAGTGTGGGACAGGGTGGCCTGTTGTGCCCAGTTTGCCAGCCTTCCGATCCGTATGCCATGGCGGTTACACCCTCTACCTGGAAGCTGTTACGGCTGTTCCAGGTATTTGATTTGGAGCGGCTTGGTGACATTGAAGTAAAACCAGCTACTCGTAACCAGCTCAAGCATGTGCTACGGAGTTTCATGGACGAGTATCTGGATATCAGGCTGAAAAGTCGAGCATTTCTGGAACAACTGGAGCGTATGGAAAGAATGACGCAATCAGATCAGGACTAA
- a CDS encoding pyruvate, water dikinase regulatory protein: MQGKQQGQLIYVVSDSIGETAELVVRAGASQFDRFLFDVQKYPYIEDKESIDEIIASAKESRAMIVFTLVIPELNAYITQQAAIHGIPALDVMGPLMNTLQGMLEEPPTGKPGLVRRLDEEYFRKVDAIEFAVKYDDGRDPRGLLRADVVLIGVSRTSKTPLSMYLANKRLKVANVPLVPEVEPPEELFQLPIERCIGLTINPEQLNGIRTERLKALGLTAQANYANLERIAEELAYSKRIIERLGCTVIDVSNKAVEETANIILEMIRKNNLRNERK; this comes from the coding sequence ATGCAAGGTAAACAGCAAGGACAGCTCATCTATGTAGTCTCAGACTCCATCGGCGAAACGGCCGAACTTGTCGTTCGCGCAGGAGCTAGTCAGTTTGATCGTTTTTTGTTTGATGTACAAAAGTATCCGTATATAGAAGACAAGGAATCGATTGACGAAATTATTGCTTCGGCAAAAGAATCGCGGGCAATGATCGTGTTCACTCTGGTCATTCCGGAGCTGAATGCGTATATTACACAACAAGCTGCTATTCACGGAATTCCAGCACTTGATGTAATGGGACCTCTGATGAATACATTGCAGGGCATGTTGGAAGAGCCACCAACAGGAAAACCGGGCTTGGTACGCCGACTGGATGAAGAGTATTTCCGCAAAGTAGACGCCATCGAGTTTGCTGTCAAATACGACGATGGTCGGGACCCACGCGGCCTGTTGCGCGCAGATGTTGTTTTGATCGGCGTTTCGCGTACTTCCAAGACGCCTCTTTCCATGTATTTGGCTAACAAGCGACTTAAGGTTGCCAATGTTCCGCTTGTCCCGGAAGTAGAGCCGCCAGAAGAATTGTTCCAACTGCCAATAGAACGGTGTATTGGACTTACCATCAACCCGGAGCAGCTGAACGGCATTCGGACAGAGCGTCTGAAGGCACTGGGATTGACTGCACAAGCAAATTACGCCAACCTCGAACGGATTGCCGAAGAACTGGCTTATTCCAAGCGCATTATTGAGCGCCTCGGATGTACCGTGATCGATGTATCCAACAAGGCAGTGGAAGAAACGGCAAACATCATTTTGGAGATGATTAGAAAAAACAATCTCCGTAATGAAAGGAAATAG
- a CDS encoding acyl-CoA dehydrogenase, with protein MNFDLTSEQQMLKKMMREFADEVVAPGADERDQSKQFPVEIFKQMSELNLMGLPFSEKYGGAGADSTSFAIVVEELSRACGSTGITYSAHISLGGAPLALFGTEEQKLNYLSKICSGESFGAFGLTEPNAGSDAGGTRTNAVLADGEWTINGSKCFITNASYASFLALTAVTDKDQGSRGITAFIVPTDAPGFQVLANYEKLGLHSSNTTELVLENVRVPEENILGKRGEGFKQFLITLDGGRIGIGAMAVGIAQAAYDKALQYSKQRTAFGNSLSHFQAIQHKLADMAMQIELARTMVYKAAWLKDHGRKFTKEAAMAKLYASEIAMSATHQAIQIHGGYGYMREYQVERFFRDARLLEIGEGTSEILRNVIAREIGC; from the coding sequence ATGAACTTCGATTTGACTTCAGAACAACAAATGTTGAAAAAAATGATGCGCGAATTTGCTGATGAGGTAGTGGCACCAGGAGCAGATGAACGCGATCAATCCAAACAATTTCCTGTCGAAATATTCAAGCAGATGAGCGAACTGAACTTGATGGGTCTTCCTTTCTCTGAGAAATATGGGGGTGCGGGAGCCGATTCCACGAGTTTTGCGATCGTTGTAGAAGAGCTTAGTCGTGCATGCGGCTCTACAGGAATCACGTATTCGGCTCATATTTCGTTAGGTGGCGCACCGTTGGCTTTGTTTGGAACGGAAGAGCAGAAGCTGAACTATTTAAGCAAAATCTGTTCTGGCGAAAGCTTTGGTGCGTTTGGCTTGACGGAACCGAATGCAGGGTCTGACGCAGGTGGTACGAGGACGAATGCGGTCTTGGCTGACGGAGAGTGGACGATTAATGGCTCCAAATGCTTCATTACCAATGCCTCCTATGCTTCGTTTCTCGCCCTGACAGCTGTAACTGACAAAGACCAGGGCTCACGCGGTATTACTGCTTTTATCGTTCCGACTGATGCACCTGGTTTTCAAGTGCTGGCGAACTATGAAAAGCTCGGCTTGCACAGCTCCAATACGACCGAGCTCGTTCTTGAAAATGTCCGGGTGCCAGAGGAAAACATCCTTGGGAAGAGGGGCGAAGGCTTCAAGCAGTTCCTCATTACCCTTGATGGTGGACGAATCGGGATCGGCGCTATGGCTGTAGGAATTGCACAGGCTGCCTACGACAAGGCACTGCAATACTCCAAACAAAGAACGGCTTTTGGAAATTCCTTGAGTCATTTTCAAGCGATTCAGCACAAGCTGGCGGATATGGCGATGCAAATTGAGCTGGCGAGAACAATGGTCTATAAAGCAGCTTGGTTGAAGGATCATGGTCGCAAATTTACGAAAGAAGCAGCAATGGCAAAATTGTATGCTTCGGAGATTGCCATGTCTGCTACTCATCAGGCCATTCAGATTCACGGTGGCTATGGTTATATGCGGGAGTATCAGGTGGAACGATTTTTCCGCGATGCCCGGCTGTTAGAGATCGGTGAGGGGACTTCAGAGATTTTACGTAATGTCATCGCAAGAGAAATCGGGTGCTAG
- the glyS gene encoding glycine--tRNA ligase subunit beta: MSKRDLLVEVGLEEMPARFVAQAAAQFKEKVEKWLTAERVPFDQITALETPRRFALLINGLAEKQPDRNDEAKGPARKIAQDEAGNWSKAALGFARSNNVEPDQLYYKEVNGIEYVHARKSEAGKPTTELLPQLAEVITGMSFPKNMRWGARDLKYLRPIRWLVALFGDELIDLEIAGVKSGRVTRGHRFLGTEVTLNHPSEYVSKLAEQYVMVNPDERRAAIVEQIHRLEKENGWTIPMDEGLLDEVVHLVEYPTALYGTFEQEFLSIPREVLVTSMREHQRYFPVENAQGQLLNHFVTVRNGDSRALENVAKGNEKVLRARLSDARFFYVEDQKLSIESCLKRLETIVYHEELGTIGDKVRRVRKTAAQIASKLGVSAEETKQVDRIAEIAKFDLVTNMVGEFPELQGIMGEDYARKAGESDVVASGVFEHYLPRFAGDKMPASAQGAIVSLADKMDTIVGCFSIGIVPTGSQDPYGLRRMAAGIVTILVELDWQISLADLWNAAMEGYVTQGVNKRAAEDVKKDLVDFFALRLKNVLQDHGVRYDVIDAVLAADLTVVPEVLAKAKALMGAVQTEEFKLIVEQFNRVNNLAQKAEADQVSEALFAEDVERALYQAFQAVQKDVEGLKDQEKVLATLSTLRQPINAFFDKVMVMAEDQAVRANRLGLLLQLSRVLYRYADFSKVVFA, from the coding sequence ATGAGTAAGCGCGATCTACTCGTAGAGGTTGGTTTGGAAGAAATGCCTGCTCGTTTTGTTGCACAAGCAGCGGCACAATTCAAGGAAAAAGTAGAAAAGTGGCTGACTGCTGAGCGTGTGCCGTTTGATCAAATTACGGCATTGGAGACACCTCGTCGTTTTGCCCTGTTGATCAATGGATTGGCAGAAAAGCAACCTGACCGCAATGATGAAGCGAAAGGCCCTGCACGCAAAATCGCACAAGATGAAGCGGGCAACTGGTCCAAGGCAGCACTCGGCTTTGCAAGAAGCAACAATGTTGAGCCTGACCAACTGTATTATAAAGAAGTAAACGGAATCGAGTATGTTCACGCACGCAAATCCGAAGCGGGAAAACCGACTACCGAGCTTTTGCCGCAACTGGCTGAAGTAATCACCGGTATGAGCTTCCCGAAAAACATGCGCTGGGGCGCACGCGATTTGAAATACCTTCGTCCGATTCGTTGGCTGGTTGCTTTGTTCGGCGATGAATTGATCGATCTGGAGATTGCAGGCGTAAAAAGCGGGCGCGTTACTCGTGGACACCGCTTCTTGGGAACAGAGGTTACGTTGAATCACCCAAGCGAATACGTGAGCAAGCTGGCTGAGCAGTATGTCATGGTGAATCCCGACGAGCGCAGAGCAGCGATTGTAGAACAGATTCATCGCTTGGAGAAGGAAAATGGCTGGACGATTCCAATGGACGAAGGACTTCTGGATGAGGTAGTCCATCTTGTAGAATATCCTACCGCTCTTTATGGTACGTTTGAGCAAGAATTCCTTTCCATTCCACGTGAGGTTTTGGTTACCTCCATGCGTGAGCACCAGCGTTATTTCCCTGTTGAAAACGCTCAGGGCCAATTGCTGAATCATTTTGTGACAGTGCGTAACGGAGACAGCCGCGCTCTGGAAAACGTAGCGAAAGGGAATGAAAAAGTCCTTCGCGCACGCCTGTCCGATGCTCGTTTCTTCTACGTGGAAGACCAAAAGTTGTCCATTGAGAGCTGCCTGAAACGTTTGGAGACAATCGTTTACCATGAAGAGCTGGGAACAATCGGTGATAAAGTTCGCCGTGTACGCAAAACAGCTGCGCAAATTGCAAGCAAGCTGGGTGTGAGCGCAGAAGAAACCAAACAGGTAGACCGTATTGCAGAAATCGCAAAATTTGACCTCGTTACCAACATGGTAGGTGAATTCCCTGAACTGCAAGGGATTATGGGTGAAGATTACGCACGCAAAGCGGGTGAGTCCGACGTTGTCGCAAGTGGCGTATTCGAGCATTACCTCCCGCGTTTTGCAGGGGACAAAATGCCTGCTTCCGCCCAAGGCGCTATCGTCAGTCTAGCTGACAAGATGGACACGATCGTAGGCTGCTTCTCAATCGGTATTGTGCCTACTGGCTCACAGGACCCGTATGGCCTGCGCCGAATGGCAGCGGGGATCGTTACGATTTTGGTGGAGCTTGACTGGCAAATTTCCCTTGCCGATCTGTGGAATGCTGCGATGGAAGGCTATGTAACGCAAGGCGTAAACAAGAGAGCGGCAGAAGACGTGAAAAAAGACCTCGTAGACTTCTTCGCACTCCGTTTGAAAAACGTCTTGCAGGATCATGGCGTTCGCTACGATGTCATCGATGCCGTTCTTGCTGCCGACCTGACAGTGGTTCCAGAGGTGCTGGCAAAAGCTAAAGCATTGATGGGAGCGGTACAAACAGAGGAATTCAAGCTGATTGTGGAGCAGTTTAACCGGGTGAACAATCTGGCACAAAAAGCGGAAGCAGACCAAGTCAGCGAAGCTCTGTTCGCAGAAGATGTAGAACGTGCCTTGTATCAGGCATTCCAAGCTGTTCAAAAGGATGTAGAGGGTCTGAAGGATCAAGAGAAGGTGCTCGCTACCTTGTCAACCTTGCGCCAGCCGATCAACGCATTCTTTGATAAGGTAATGGTTATGGCCGAAGATCAGGCTGTTCGTGCGAATCGTCTGGGACTTCTCTTGCAGCTTTCTCGTGTGCTTTATCGCTACGCAGATTTTTCCAAAGTTGTATTCGCGTAA
- the glyQ gene encoding glycine--tRNA ligase subunit alpha — protein sequence MTFQDIILTLQNFWAKQNCLIVQPYDVEKGAGTLNPMTFLRSIGPEPWNVAYVEPSRRPADGRYGENPNRLYQHHQFQVIMKPSPDNIQELYLESLRELGIDPLEHDIRFVEDNWEHPGLGAWGLGWEVWLDGMEITQFTYFQQVGGLECKPVAVELTYGLERLASYIQEKENVFDLEWCNGYTYGDVFLQPEYEHSKYTFELSDVDMLFSLYNTYEAEAKRLMAERLVYPAYDYVLKCSHTFNLLDARGAISVTERTGYIARVRNLSREVAQTYYKERERLGFPLLQKGNADAADLVNQVKGEDTNE from the coding sequence ATGACATTTCAAGACATCATTTTGACGCTGCAAAACTTTTGGGCAAAGCAAAACTGTCTCATTGTCCAGCCATATGACGTTGAAAAAGGGGCAGGTACGCTAAACCCAATGACCTTCCTTCGTTCCATTGGGCCTGAGCCGTGGAATGTGGCATATGTAGAGCCTTCCCGTCGCCCGGCTGACGGACGCTATGGGGAAAACCCGAACCGTTTGTACCAGCATCACCAGTTCCAAGTAATCATGAAGCCATCGCCGGACAATATTCAGGAGCTGTACCTGGAGAGCTTGCGCGAACTCGGAATCGATCCACTAGAGCATGATATCCGATTTGTAGAGGACAACTGGGAGCACCCTGGCCTCGGAGCATGGGGCTTAGGCTGGGAAGTTTGGCTAGACGGAATGGAGATCACTCAGTTCACGTACTTCCAGCAAGTGGGCGGTCTGGAATGTAAACCAGTGGCAGTCGAGCTGACTTACGGACTGGAGCGTTTGGCTTCCTATATTCAGGAGAAAGAAAATGTGTTCGATCTGGAATGGTGCAACGGGTATACGTACGGAGATGTATTCTTGCAACCAGAATACGAGCATTCCAAATACACATTCGAGCTGTCTGATGTCGACATGCTGTTCTCTCTCTACAATACGTATGAGGCAGAAGCAAAAAGACTGATGGCGGAGCGACTGGTTTACCCGGCTTATGACTACGTATTGAAATGCTCTCACACCTTCAACTTGCTTGATGCGCGTGGAGCGATCAGTGTGACGGAGCGTACGGGCTATATCGCTCGTGTACGCAATCTGTCTCGTGAAGTAGCACAAACCTACTATAAAGAGCGTGAGCGCCTCGGTTTCCCGCTTTTGCAAAAAGGCAATGCAGACGCTGCGGATCTAGTGAATCAGGTGAAGGGAGAGGATACAAATGAGTAA